The Nitrospiria bacterium nucleotide sequence AATGCCGGTTCCCCGTGTCCGGAAGAGGGCGTCCATTTCATCGAAGAATACGATCACCGGCATTCCTTCTTCCGCCTTTTCCTTGGCCTTCTTAAATACCTCGCGGATCTGCCGTTCGCTTTCTCCCACATACTTGTTCAGGAGTTCCGGTCCCTTGACATGCAGGAAGAAGCTGCGCACGTCTTTGCCCGTCATGTGGGCCAGCTTCTTGGCGATCGAGTTGGCCACGGCCTTCGCGATCAAAGTTTTCCCGCAGCCGGGAGGGCCGTAAAGGAGAATGCCTTTTGGAGGAAGCAGCTTATGCCGGGCGAAGAGATCGGGGTGCAAGAACGGCAGCTCAACGGCATCCTTGATCGTTTCAATCTGCTCTTCCAGTCCGCCGATATTTTCGTAGCTGACGTCGGGCACTTCCTCCAGCACCAATTCCCCCACTTCCGACTTGGGAAGTTTCTCGAGCAGGTAGCCGGACCGGGCGTCCAAGAGAAGATCATCCCCGACGCTGAGTTTCTCGTGGTGAAGCGGCTCGGCCAATTCGGCCACCCGTTCCTCATCGGCATGAAGCGTCACGATCGCGCGCTTCCCGCCCAGGAGATCTTTCAAGCGCACGACCTCGCCCTGACCGTCGAATCCTTTCACCTCGACCACATTCAGGGCCTCGTTGAGGACCAGCTCCTGACCCTTCCGGAGATCCTTGCTTTTAATCGAGGGATGAAGGTTGACCTTCATCTTGCGTCCGGAGACATAGACGTTGACGGTTCCGTCTTCATTTCCTCCGGAAAAAATGCCGTAGCTGGAGGGCGGCGCGGTCAACTTTTCCACCTCCACACGCAAGGCCTCGATCTGGGATTTGGCCTCGTGCAGTGTGGCCGCTAATTTTTCATTCTGTTTGTGGGCTTGTTCGAGCTGCGATCGGGAAAGGCGCAGTTGACGCAGCTCCTCCTCCATCGACCGTACCTGGACGTGAAGTTTATCTAATTCTCGCTCGTATTCTTCGATATGCTTATTCATGGCAGGCTCATTCTCCGACAACCGATCCGTGAGTCGCTTCACGGTATTACGCAAGGAGTGAAACCTTCCAGAGCCTTTTTTGGTTTCCCCCATTGTCGCTTCTCAAGTAAATAAGGAGCGCGGTTGCATCGTCATCCAATGGGCTCGTTAATTTTCATTCTATCACCGAACCCAACTACGGTCAATAGCCCTCTCCCGAACTCCATCAGGCGACGGGACCATCGTGGCGGATCGCAGCGATTTTAATTCGCGCAGCATCGCCGAGGCCGCTTCCCGCGGGTTCGGAGCCTGAAGAAGCGCGGAGATCACCGCCGCGCCTCGACCCCCATGACGGATTACTTCTGAAATTTGTTCGAGGCGTATTCCCCCGATCGCGAACACCGGTATGGAAACCCGGGAAGCCGCGGATCGGATCGCCGACGGTCCCAACGGCCGCCCCATCGACCGCTTGGAGGGGGTATCGTAAATCGGCCCCAGCACGACAAAGTCGGCCCCCGCCTCCTGCGCCTCGATCACCTCCGAGATCCCATGGGTGGACTGCCCGATAAGCCGATCCGGCCCCAAAATCTTGCGCGCCGCCGAAACGGGGAGGCTGTCGGCGCGGAGATGAACCCCATCGGCTCCCACCGCCAGACAGACGTCCAGACGATCATTGATCAGCAGGCGTGCGCCGAACCGGGTCGTCAGCGACCTCAATTTCTCTGCCCGCCGCAGAAATTCCCGTGCCGGAAGATCCTTTTCCCGGAGCTGCACGGCCCGGACACCCCCCGCCAGGGCTTCCTCCACAACTTCGTCCAACGACCGGTCGGTTAGGTGCCGGTCCGTGACTAGATAAAGGTCAAAATCGATCCGGCGACCCAAATCCGCCCTCTCCATTATATATATAGGTGTAGAGGGGTTTCCGTCGTTCCCTCTACCGACACGTTTATTCGATCATCCCTGCCGCAGGGCTGCTGGCGTTGGCATAGAGTTTTTTTGGAATCCGGCCCGCGCGATACGCCAGGCGGCCGGCCCAGACCGCAAACTTCATCGCCTCGGCCATCGCGATGGGGTCCTGCGCCCCCGCGATCCCGGTGTTCATCAAGACGCCGTCACAGCCCATTTCCATCGCGACGGCCGCATCGGACGCCGTCCCCACCCCGGCGTCGACGATGACTGGAACCCTCACGGTCTCCCGGATAATCTGGATATTGTACGGGTTTCGAATCCCCAAACCCGATCCGATCGGTGCCGCCAGCGGCATGACGCAGGCGCAGCCGACGTCCTCCAATTTCTTGGCCACGATGGGGTCATCGTTCGTATAGGGAAGGACCACAAACCCTTCCCGGACCAGAATCTTCGCCGCCTCGATCAGGCCGGCCGTATCCGGAAATAATGTCTTTTGATCCCCGATCACTTCCAACTTGACCAGGTTGGTAATGCCCGCGGCCCGGGCCAGCCGCGCGGTGCGGACGGCTTCCTCCGCCGTGTAACAACCGGCCGTGTTGGGCAGGATCCTGTACTTTTGAGGATCCACATAGTCGAGAAGGTTTTCCTTATCCCGGTCGATGATATTCACCCGGCGGACCGCCACCGTGACCATATCGGCGCCGGACGCCTCGATCGCCCGTCGGGTCTGTTCAAAATCCTTGTACTTGCCTGTGCCAACAATCAGGCGGGATTTCAGCTGAACCCCCCCAATCGTCAATACATCATCCTTCATGAACTTCCAGCCCCTCCTTAAACCCCCCCGCCGACGAAATTGATGATCTCCAATCGATCCCCGTCATTTAAAACCGTTAGGGGGAAATCCTGTTTATCCAAGATCCGAAGATTAAGCTCAACCGCCACCCGTTCCGGCGGGCTGCCCAGCTGCTCCAGCAGGCGCGCCACCGTCGTGTCCTTTTCAAACTCCCGGCGTTCTCCGTTCACAAGCACTTGAATCACCGGCGGCATCAACCACCCCGAGCCTTGTGGGGCTAAACCCCGGTCCGGCTTTTGGACTCCTAATAAAAAAACCGTACTCGGTCAGGAAGTACGGCGCGCCTCGTGTGGTCTTATGATGCCGAAACTTTCATCGAAGAGGACCGGGACCTCCATATCGCAGATCCTTCACGTCCGCCTCAAACCGGCATGCTGCCGCTTCCCTCCGCCCGTATTATCGGGATCAGGTTCTCAGGGTTGCCCGTCGATTTCTGTTCAGTGAAAAGTGCTAAGTGGTCTGTCTCAATACTCAACTGAACACTTCACACCAAACAGACATTTCCAGGCTCTCAGCCCGACCTTCACCCTTGCGCATCCGGTCGAGCACCCCCAGCAATTTTCATCATACATGACCCTCAAAGACATTGTCAATACCACTTTCGGGTCGACTCGGCTCCTCATGAAGTTTGACTTCCCGACGGGCCTTTTGCTACCATCCCCCTCGAAATCATCGCCAAGATTAGGAGTCCCGCTTGCTGTCTTTCCTCGGATATCGACTGTTCCGATTCTTCATTTCACTGGTCGGCGTCACCATTCTCACCTTTGGAATGATGCATCTGGCGCCCGGAGAGCCGACCGATCTTCAGACCACCTTGAATCCCCGTGTCTCGGCAGAGGCCAAAGAGAATCTGCGTAAACTCTACGGCCTGGACCAACCGCTTCATGTTCAGTACACCCGGTGGGTCAAACGGGTCGTGTCGTTGGACTTCGGCACTTCCTTTGTGGACGGGCAGAAGGTCGCCACCAAGATAAAGGAACGGATGCCGATCACCATCGTCATCAACCTCCTCTCGTTGATCTTGATTTTCATGATCGCCTTGCCGATCGGAGTTTTTTCCGCCACGCATCCCTATACTTCATTCGACAAAGCCACCACGGTCTTCGTATTCGTCGGGTTTGCGATTCCGACTTTCTGGCTGGCCCTTTTGATGATGATCCTCTTCGGCATCGTATTGGGATGGCTTCCGATCTCCGGTTACCAATCCCTCGATGTCAGCGGGATGGCGTTTT carries:
- a CDS encoding ABC transporter permease yields the protein MLSFLGYRLFRFFISLVGVTILTFGMMHLAPGEPTDLQTTLNPRVSAEAKENLRKLYGLDQPLHVQYTRWVKRVVSLDFGTSFVDGQKVATKIKERMPITIVINLLSLILIFMIALPIGVFSATHPYTSFDKATTVFVFVGFAIPTFWLALLMMILFGIVLGWLPISGYQSLDVSGMAFSERLWDWTKHLLLPVFVSAFGGLAGISRYARAEMVEVIRQEYIRTARAKGLSEGAVVYKHALRNALIPIITILGLSVPGLIGGSVIFESIYAIQGMGLLFYQSVMSRDYPTIMGIIMIGTVLTLLGNFMADVFYAVANPTVRLRRTQ
- the thiS gene encoding sulfur carrier protein ThiS, producing the protein MPPVIQVLVNGERREFEKDTTVARLLEQLGSPPERVAVELNLRILDKQDFPLTVLNDGDRLEIINFVGGGV
- the arc gene encoding proteasome ATPase, which produces MNKHIEEYERELDKLHVQVRSMEEELRQLRLSRSQLEQAHKQNEKLAATLHEAKSQIEALRVEVEKLTAPPSSYGIFSGGNEDGTVNVYVSGRKMKVNLHPSIKSKDLRKGQELVLNEALNVVEVKGFDGQGEVVRLKDLLGGKRAIVTLHADEERVAELAEPLHHEKLSVGDDLLLDARSGYLLEKLPKSEVGELVLEEVPDVSYENIGGLEEQIETIKDAVELPFLHPDLFARHKLLPPKGILLYGPPGCGKTLIAKAVANSIAKKLAHMTGKDVRSFFLHVKGPELLNKYVGESERQIREVFKKAKEKAEEGMPVIVFFDEMDALFRTRGTGISSDIESTIVPQFLSEIDGVERLRNVIVIGASNRQDLIDPAILRPGRLDVKIRIDRPDKRAAKAVFSKYLLLELPYDADEVAKDGGNTTAAIDRLIHETVDQMYSQSEENKFLEVTYANGEKEMLYFKDFVSGALIEGVVSRAKKYAIKRTIATGRVGIRGEDLLQAMRDEFKEHEDLPNTTQPDDWAKIAGKKGEKIVHVRTMGAKKNEPRQIETISTGHYL
- a CDS encoding thiazole synthase, whose amino-acid sequence is MKDDVLTIGGVQLKSRLIVGTGKYKDFEQTRRAIEASGADMVTVAVRRVNIIDRDKENLLDYVDPQKYRILPNTAGCYTAEEAVRTARLARAAGITNLVKLEVIGDQKTLFPDTAGLIEAAKILVREGFVVLPYTNDDPIVAKKLEDVGCACVMPLAAPIGSGLGIRNPYNIQIIRETVRVPVIVDAGVGTASDAAVAMEMGCDGVLMNTGIAGAQDPIAMAEAMKFAVWAGRLAYRAGRIPKKLYANASSPAAGMIE
- the thiE gene encoding thiamine phosphate synthase, producing the protein MGRRIDFDLYLVTDRHLTDRSLDEVVEEALAGGVRAVQLREKDLPAREFLRRAEKLRSLTTRFGARLLINDRLDVCLAVGADGVHLRADSLPVSAARKILGPDRLIGQSTHGISEVIEAQEAGADFVVLGPIYDTPSKRSMGRPLGPSAIRSAASRVSIPVFAIGGIRLEQISEVIRHGGRGAAVISALLQAPNPREAASAMLRELKSLRSATMVPSPDGVRERAIDRSWVR